TGCGCATATCCAGCACAAATACATCCAGCAGCGGGCCGTAGCTGAGCTTGCGGTAAATGCGTCCACCACCGTCGGCGGCCTGGCGACGCATCGGTGAATATTCCAGCCAGGCCTGACGTGCACGGCCCACCAAGGTGTTGATGTCCTTGGTCTGGTAACGCTCATCGAGCTGCTTGCTCGGCGACCAGTTATTTACCACTTCGTGGTCGTCCCACTGCCAGATCTGCGGCACCTCGGCATTGAAGCGGCGCACGTTTTCATCCAGCAAGTTGTAGCGGTAATTGCCGCGATATTCGTCGAGGGTTTCAGCGACTTTGCTCTTGGCTTCGGTGGTGATGTTGCGCCAGATGCGACCGTCCTCAACCGTGAGTTGCGCGGGCACCGGGCCGTCGGCGTAGATGGTGTCGCCGCTGTGGATAAAGAAGTCTGGCAAGCGCAGGCGCATGGCTTCGTAGATGCGCATGCCGCCGATGTCCGGGTTGATGCCGAAGCCTTGGCCGACGGTGTCGCCGCTCCACACAAAACGGATATCGCGACGCTGTTGCGGCACGCTGCGCAGGTGGCCAAACCAGGGCTCGCTGGCGACGCCGGTCTGCGCGTCTTCAAAATGCACGCGGTAGAAGATCGCCTGGTCGGCGGGCAAGCCGGTGAGTTCGACGCGGGCAGTGAAGTCGCTGCGGTTGTCGGCCAGAGGCGAGACGAATTTACGTGGGTTACTGAACACGCTGCGGGTGTCCCACTCCACCACCATCCGTGCCGGGCGGTCGCTGCGGCTCCAGATCATGGCGCGGTCGCCGAGCAGGTCACCGGACTGCACACCGTCGGTGAGTTGCGGGCGGTCCTTGACCGAGGCAATGACCGCCGGGGCCAGGCCCGGCAGCAACAGCCCGGCGCCGACGGCTTGCATCACACGGCGACGGCCGAGATCGAAGTGGCTCATGCGGGTGCCCTCTTGAGGATCAAAGGGAGACTTAAGCACGCGGGGATGAATCAGAGATGACACCGCCCCGCATCCAATGAAGTTCGAATGTGGGAGCTGGCTTGCCTGCGATAGCGGTGCATCAGTAACAAATATGCAAGCTGACAGCCCGCTATCGCAGGCAAGCCAGCTCCCACATTTTCAGACCGTGTCAGGCTTTGGCGGGTGCGACCGACAGCTCGACCACCTCAGGCCGCTTGATCAGCGCATACACCAACCCCGTCAGCACACTCCCTGCCACAATCGCCAGCAAATACAAGAGCGCATGGTTCATCGCATTCGGGATGACCAGCACAAACAACCCACCATGGGGCGCCGCCAGCACGCAGCCGAAATACATCGACAACGCACCGGTCAACGCGCCACCGGCGATGCTCGCCGGGATCACCCGCAGTGGGTCCTTGGCGGCAAACGGGATTGCGCCTTCGGAGATAAAGCACATGCCCAGGATCATTGCCGCCTTGCCCGCCTCACGCTCGGTTTGGGCAAACTTGCGTCGCGCCAGGAACGTGGCGATGCCCATGCCAATCGGCGGCACCATGCCGGCGGCCATTGTCGCGGCCATGGGTGCGCCGCTGTGCGCTGCCAGCAGGCCAACGGAAAACGCATACGCCGCCTTGTTGA
The Pseudomonas poae DNA segment above includes these coding regions:
- a CDS encoding alkaline phosphatase; its protein translation is MSHFDLGRRRVMQAVGAGLLLPGLAPAVIASVKDRPQLTDGVQSGDLLGDRAMIWSRSDRPARMVVEWDTRSVFSNPRKFVSPLADNRSDFTARVELTGLPADQAIFYRVHFEDAQTGVASEPWFGHLRSVPQQRRDIRFVWSGDTVGQGFGINPDIGGMRIYEAMRLRLPDFFIHSGDTIYADGPVPAQLTVEDGRIWRNITTEAKSKVAETLDEYRGNYRYNLLDENVRRFNAEVPQIWQWDDHEVVNNWSPSKQLDERYQTKDINTLVGRARQAWLEYSPMRRQAADGGGRIYRKLSYGPLLDVFVLDMRSYRGPNDDNLGGEKPFLGREQLEWLKRELKGSQAQWKVIAADMPIGLGVPDGEVSPGVPRWEAIANNDPGAPQGRELEIAELLGFLRAHKVRNHVWLTADVHYCAAHHYHPDRAAFQDFEPFWEFVAGPLNAGSFGPNALDKTFGPEVVFEKAPPAQNTSPLAGFQFFGEVQIDGQTAELTVILRDLDGVSVFQQKLQPT